In a genomic window of Cuculus canorus isolate bCucCan1 chromosome 4, bCucCan1.pri, whole genome shotgun sequence:
- the PLK4 gene encoding serine/threonine-protein kinase PLK4, protein MATCIGERIEDFKVGNLLGKGSFAGVYRAVSLKTGLEVAIKMIDKKAMHKVGMVQRVQNEVKIHCQLKHPSILELYNYFEDSNYVYLILEMCHNGEMSRYIKNRKKPFSEEEARHFLHQIITGMLYLHSHGILHRDLTLSNILLTNNMNVKIADFGLATQLKMPHEKHYTMCGTPNYISPEIATRSPHGLESDVWSLGCMFYTLLIGKPPFDTDTVKNTLNKVVLADYEMPTFLSREAQDLIHRLLRKNPADRLSLSSVLDHPFMSRCSSARSKDSGTSEDSMDSGNATISTTFTGSSNISTSGCLKEKKKLLVGQPLPNKITFFPKTKNSSSASSVDGSNSFNQWGIQGKEIGVTGRGRTMQLAEDRPHSRYLRRAHSSDRSGASHSQTQGISNIVERCHSMELLSKPKVGTRENMECFSPVNSYTDIVEIFKEKTSSSSGSFEGKISPPVKDQPHSNSLCPMKLQVGLLEQKPQAETMQQWLGSVQTNAPLRPLADLAGNNNAHGGFRYHLDVQQDASRNAWNTLKDIRNQDAPVDYPHSLNQRNPKKYIPEVLCKSENIQPSPVYGPWPTSEQNQMWGKEPPAHQKPALRSIVSPLSALRLKPIRQKTKNAVVSILDTGEVCMEFLKEHHSQELVKEVLRISCDGNVIAVYHPNEGRGFLLDNRPPAPSEDICMYNFDNLPEKYWKKYQYAAKFVQLVRTKTPKVTFYTRYAKCMLMENSPSADVEVCFYDGAKIHKTAGITRVIEKSGKSFTLKGESEAGLKKEIQVYMDHANEGHRICLALESAVLEEEKRSGSVPFFPIIVGRKPGSTESPQAVAPPLLDNTNCPKEVMVDRNVAVSPTPVQAPNCPPSVASNENSPFMTNAVETTCSSLHQTECSPNSAQLLKSVFVKNVGWASQLTSGAVWVQFNDGSQLVAQAGVSSITYTSPEGQTTRYGENDKLPEYIKEKLHCLSSILVMFTNPAGPH, encoded by the exons ATGGCGACCTGCATCGGCGAGAGAATAGAG GATTTCAAAGTGGGGAACCTCCTGGGGAAGGGCTCCTTTGCGGGAGTCTACAGAGCAGTATCCCTGAAAACCGGCCTAGAAGTGGCTATCAAAATG ATAGATAAAAAAGCCATGCACAAAGTTGGAATGGTACAGAGGGTTCAAAATGAGGTGAAAATACATTGCCAGCTAAAGCACCCATCTATACTTGAG CTTTATAACTACTTTGAAGATAGTAACTACGTATACTTGATACTTGAGATGTGTCACAATGGTGAAATGAGCAGATACATCAAGAACAGGAAGAAACCCTTTTCAGAAGAAGAag CCCGACACTTCTTGCATCAAATTATCACGGGTATGCTGTATCTTCATTCTCATGGAATACTGCACCGGGACCTCACCCTTTCTAATATCTTACTCACCAATAATATGAATGTCAAGATTGCTGATTTTGGACTGGCAACTCAGCTGAAAATGCCTCATGAAAAGCATTATACCATGTGTGGAACTCCAAATTACATTTCTCCAGAGATAGCCACGAGGAGTCCACATGGACTTGAATCTGATGTGTGGTCTTTGGGCTGTATGTTTTACACTCTCCTTATTGGAAAGCCACCTTTTGACACTGACACAGTCAAGAACACGCTGAATAAAGTAGTGTTAGCAGATTATGAGATGCCAACCTTTTTATCGAGAGAGGCACAAGACCTTATACATAGGTTACTTCGCAAAAATCCAGCAGATCGTTTAAGTCTTTCCTCAGTGTTGGATCATCCTTTTATGTCTAGGTGTAGCTCTGCACGGAGTAAAGATTCGGGAACTTCAGAAGATTCCATGGACAGTGGAAATGCTACCATCTCTACAACCTTCACAGGTTCTTCAAACATCAGTACCAGTGGCTGcttgaaggagaagaagaagctgtTAGTTGGACAGCCACTcccaaataaaataactttttttcctaaaaccaAGAATTCCAGCAGTGCTTCTTCTGTAGATGGAAGCAATTCTTTTAATCAGTGGGGaattcagggaaaagaaattggCGTAACTGGCAGGGGAAGAACCATGCAGCTTGCTGAAGACAGACCACATTCGCGCTACCTCCGAAGAGCCCACTCTTCAGATAGGTCTGGCGCATCACATAGTCAGACTCAAGGCATATCAAATATTGTTGAGAGATGTCACTCTATGGAACTGCTTTCCAAGCCTAAAGTAGGAACAAGGGAAAATATGGAATGTTTTTCACCTGTGAACAGCTATACTGATATAGTTGAAATATTTAAGGAGAAGACTTCTAGTAGTTCTGGTTCATTTGAAGGGAAAATATCTCCACCTGTAAAAGATCAACCACA ctcaAACTCTCTCTGCCCGATGAAGCTCCAGGTCGGTTTGTTAGAACAGAAGCCCCAGGCTGAAACAATGCAGCAATGGCTTGGAAGCGTGCAAACAAACG CTCCGCTGAGACCACTTGCAGATCTAGCTGGCAACAATAATGCACATGGAGGTTTTCGGTATCACCTGGATGTGCAGCAAGACGCATCAAGAAATGCATGGAACACCTTAAAAGATATAAGGAATCAGGATGCACCTGTCGACTACCCTCATTCTTTAAACCAGAGAAACCCAAAGAAATACATCCCTGAAGTTCTCTGCAAATCTGAGAATATTCAGCCATCTCCTGTGTATGGCCCTTGGCCAActtcagaacaaaaccaaatgtgGGGCAAAGAACCACCAGCTCATCAGAAACCTGCGCTGCGAAGTATAGTGTCACCTCTCAGTGCTCTCAGGCTAAAACCCATCaggcaaaagacaaaaaatgcaGTG GTGAGCATTCTTGATACTGGAGAAGTGTGCATGGAGTTTCTAAAAGAACACCATTCACAAGAACTTGTGAAAGAAGTTCTTAGAATATCTTGTGATGGAAATGTG ATTGCAGTTTATCATCCAAATGAAGGAAGAGGTTTCCTTCTTGATAACAgacctcctgctccttctgaAGACATCTGTATGTATAACTTTGACAACTTGCCAG aaaagtacTGGAAAAAATACCAGTATGCAGCCAAGTTTGTGCAGTTGGTAAgaacaaaaacccccaaagttACGTTCTACACAAGATACGCCAAATGCATGTTGATGGAAAATTCACCCTCTGCGGATGTTGAAGTTTGTTTTTATGATG GGGCAAAGATACACAAGACAGCTGGGATAACTCGTGTGATTGAAAAATCTGGGAAATCCTTCACTTTGAAAGGGGAAAGCGAAGCAGGtttgaagaaggaaatacaAGTGTATATGGATCATGCAAATGAG GGACATCGTATATGTCTTGCACTGGAATCTGCtgttttagaagaagaaaaaaggagtgGAAGTGTCCCATTTTTTCCAATAATTGTTGGAAG aaaacctgGCAGTACTGAATCACCACAGGCTGTGGCACCTCCATTGCTGGACAATACAAACTGTCCAAAAGAAGTTATGGTGGATAGAAATGTAGCTGTCAGTCCTACTCCAGTTCAAGCTCCAAACTGTCCTCCTTCT GTGGCGTCGAATGAAAACTCTCCATTTATGACTAATGCTGTTGAAACTACGTGCTCCTCTCTCCACCAAACGGAATGCAGTCCAAATTCTGctcagcttttaaaatctgtctttGTGAAAAATGTTGGCTGGGCTTCTCAG CTGACCAGTGGAGCAGTGTGGGTCCAGTTTAATGATGGATCCCAACTGGTAGCCCAAGCCGGTGTTTCTTCTATCACTTACACATCCCCAGAGGGACAGACAACCAG GTATGGAGAAAATGATAAGTTGCCGGAATACATCAAAGAGAAGCTGCACTGTCTGTCTTCCATCCTTGTGATGTTCACAAACCCAGCTGGTCCCCACTGa